The Streptococcus viridans genome includes a window with the following:
- a CDS encoding uracil-DNA glycosylase, translating into MQHSPWHEAIKSHLPEGYFHQINDFMNEVYSKGVVYPPRDKVFKALQTTEMDQVKVLILGQDPYHGPDQAQGLSFSVPDHVPAPPSLQNILKELYSDIGEKRSHDLTSWAEQGVLLLNACLTVPVGQANGHEGQIWEPFTDAVIKVVNELEEPVVFILWGAYARKKKPLITHDRHLVLESAHPSPLSAYRGFFGSQPFSKTNQFLIEAGRKPIDWLR; encoded by the coding sequence ATGCAACATTCCCCCTGGCATGAAGCCATCAAATCCCATCTTCCAGAAGGGTATTTTCATCAGATTAATGACTTTATGAATGAGGTCTATAGCAAAGGAGTGGTCTATCCACCGCGTGACAAGGTCTTTAAGGCCTTACAGACGACTGAGATGGATCAGGTCAAGGTCTTGATTTTAGGCCAAGATCCCTACCACGGACCGGATCAAGCGCAAGGCTTAAGTTTTTCTGTGCCGGATCATGTCCCAGCCCCTCCTTCTTTGCAAAATATTCTCAAAGAATTGTACTCAGACATTGGAGAGAAGCGTTCCCATGATCTGACCTCTTGGGCAGAGCAAGGGGTGCTCTTGCTCAATGCCTGCTTGACGGTTCCTGTCGGTCAGGCCAATGGCCATGAAGGTCAAATTTGGGAGCCGTTCACAGATGCTGTGATCAAGGTGGTCAATGAGTTGGAGGAGCCCGTAGTCTTTATCCTCTGGGGAGCTTATGCTCGTAAGAAAAAGCCTCTGATTACCCACGATCGACATTTGGTCCTTGAATCTGCTCACCCAAGTCCCTTATCAGCCTACCGAGGATTCTTTGGTTCCCAACCTTTTTCAAAAACCAATCAATTTTTGATAGAGGCAGGACGCAAGCCGATTGATTGGTTAAGATAG
- a CDS encoding NUDIX hydrolase, protein MPQLATICYIDNGEAFLMLHRNKKPNDVHEGKWIGVGGKLEPGETPQECAAREIFEETGLRAKPVLKGIITFPEFTPDLDWYTYVFKVTDFEGELIECNEGTLEWVPYDQVLSKPTWEGDHTFVEWLLEDKPFFSAMFRYDGDRLLETHVDFYE, encoded by the coding sequence ATGCCACAATTAGCAACGATTTGTTATATCGATAATGGAGAAGCATTTTTGATGCTTCATCGCAATAAAAAGCCCAATGATGTCCATGAAGGTAAATGGATCGGAGTGGGTGGAAAATTAGAACCTGGAGAAACACCACAGGAGTGTGCTGCGCGTGAAATTTTTGAGGAGACGGGCCTTAGAGCCAAGCCAGTCTTGAAAGGGATCATTACCTTCCCTGAATTTACACCTGATCTGGATTGGTACACCTATGTCTTCAAGGTGACAGACTTTGAGGGAGAACTGATCGAGTGTAATGAAGGGACACTGGAGTGGGTACCTTATGATCAAGTCTTAAGTAAGCCAACTTGGGAGGGGGACCACACCTTTGTCGAGTGGCTCTTGGAGGATAAACCCTTCTTTTCAGCTATGTTCCGCTATGATGGGGATCGCTTGCTAGAGACCCATGTTGATTTCTATGAATAA
- a CDS encoding dihydroorotase, whose translation MLVIKNGRVMDPKTGLDQVCDLLVDQGKIVEMGPSLSYEGAQVVDASGKVVAPGLVDIHVHFREPGQTHKEDIHTGALAAVAGGFTTVVMMANTTPTISDVETLKEVLDSAAKEAIHVKTVATVTKNFDGQHLTDFEGLLQAGAVGFSDDGIPLQSTKVVRQALEEAKRLGTFISLHEEDPELNGILGLNEHIAREHFKVCGATGVAEYSMVARDAMIAHATGGHLHIQHLSKAESVKVVEFAQAIGAPVTAEVAPQHFSKTEDLLLSKGSNAKMNPPLRREEDRRAVIEGLKSGVITVIATDHAPHHADEKNVADITKAPSGMTGLETSLSLGLTYLVHAGELGLMELLEKMTYNPAKLYNFEAGYLEVGGPADIVIFDPTADRLVSDHFASKAANSPFVGESLKGQVAYTICQGKIVYQA comes from the coding sequence ATGTTAGTCATTAAAAATGGTCGGGTTATGGACCCAAAAACTGGTTTGGACCAAGTATGTGATCTCTTGGTAGATCAGGGGAAAATTGTGGAAATGGGTCCATCTCTTTCTTATGAAGGAGCCCAAGTCGTCGATGCGAGTGGCAAGGTGGTTGCACCAGGTTTGGTGGATATTCATGTTCACTTCCGGGAACCAGGTCAAACCCACAAGGAAGATATTCACACTGGGGCTCTGGCAGCTGTAGCGGGCGGTTTTACGACAGTCGTCATGATGGCCAATACCACTCCAACCATTTCGGATGTCGAGACCTTAAAAGAAGTCTTGGATTCTGCTGCTAAGGAAGCCATTCATGTCAAGACCGTTGCGACGGTTACAAAGAACTTTGATGGTCAACATCTGACCGACTTTGAAGGCTTGTTACAAGCTGGGGCTGTCGGTTTCTCAGATGATGGGATTCCGTTGCAAAGTACCAAGGTAGTCCGTCAAGCCTTGGAAGAAGCAAAACGTCTGGGGACCTTCATTAGTCTCCACGAAGAAGATCCAGAGTTGAACGGTATACTGGGACTCAATGAGCACATCGCTCGGGAACACTTCAAGGTTTGCGGTGCGACTGGCGTAGCAGAATACTCTATGGTAGCGCGTGATGCTATGATTGCCCACGCGACAGGAGGCCACCTCCACATCCAACACCTTTCTAAAGCTGAGAGTGTGAAGGTAGTTGAGTTTGCCCAAGCAATCGGCGCTCCTGTGACAGCAGAAGTAGCTCCTCAGCATTTTTCTAAGACGGAAGACCTCTTGCTGTCTAAGGGAAGCAATGCTAAGATGAATCCGCCTCTTCGTCGGGAAGAGGACCGTCGTGCAGTCATCGAAGGCTTGAAGTCAGGAGTCATTACCGTAATCGCAACGGACCACGCACCTCATCATGCGGATGAAAAGAACGTAGCCGATATCACCAAGGCTCCTTCCGGCATGACAGGATTAGAGACCTCTCTATCGCTTGGTTTGACCTATTTGGTCCATGCAGGAGAGCTCGGCTTGATGGAACTCTTAGAAAAAATGACCTATAATCCCGCTAAATTATATAACTTTGAAGCGGGTTATTTGGAAGTCGGTGGACCAGCAGATATTGTGATCTTTGATCCGACTGCTGACCGTCTAGTGTCTGATCATTTTGCTTCCAAGGCAGCCAATTCCCCATTTGTCGGTGAATCCCTCAAGGGACAGGTGGCTTATACCATCTGTCAGGGC